From the Argopecten irradians isolate NY chromosome 13, Ai_NY, whole genome shotgun sequence genome, one window contains:
- the LOC138306300 gene encoding ficolin-2-like — protein sequence MDTDGGPWTVIQNRQDGTVDFYRNWTEYQTGFGDIDGEFWAGLNKIHLLTQNGSILRINLMSWKNDTQYAEYQDFRVGDVSSKYLLSVSGFSGNATSDDMEFDDGYQQFTTYDKDNDVAGGYNCAVDRHGAWWYGACILSNLNGRYVQDTGHGNDWESMYWYDFYSGGRIVPMMRSRMMVKHPGV from the exons atggaCACAGACGGAGGGCCATGGACA GTGATACAGAACAGACAGGACGGTACTGTAGACTTTTACCGGAACTGGACGGAATATCAGACAGGATTTGGTGACATAGACGGGGAATTCTGGGCcg gTCTCAACAAAATACATCTCCTAACCCAGAACGGTTCCATCCTTCGTATCAATTTGATGTCCTGGAAGAACGATACACAGTACGCCGAGTACCAGGACTTCCGTGTGGGGGACGTGTCATCGAAGTACCTACTTTCGGTATCGGGATTCTCCGGGAATGCCACCT CTGATGATATGGAGTTCGATGACGGTTACCAGCAGTTCACTACCTACGACAAAGACAATGACGTGGCGGGAGGTTATAATTGTGCTGTAGATCGTCACGGCGCCTGGTGGTACGGAGCCTGTATTCTTAGTAACCTGAACGGGCGGTACGTACAGGATACTGGCCATGGGAATGATTGGGAGTCGATGTATTGGTACGACTTCTACTCTGGAGGGCGTATCGTACCAATGATGAGGTCCAGAATGATGGTGAAACATCCGGGTGTTTAA
- the LOC138305658 gene encoding uncharacterized protein, producing the protein MGFFGPLGATRTWLGAVELGPHHQEKGEAGKVMVLRNKFSSRQWRKRSLPAILLEFIYCLLVACIIVNVLLTIYVLLELQTLHKQYGELQTKVSDNFLIIQDKSKPLDQISDVRADKSLLRKGRQLTSHDFLADLLHAQAHILQAHCTNDSKLCMQGPKGEPGPKGDPGIPGPAIQSDCSCIKAPAMSTNITQYRLIRGQSVIINCPVRGTPEPIITWSKNDVRINNSTARNLTATTPGNYTCTAENIMGVASHSFYVT; encoded by the exons ATGGGGTTTTTTGGTCCACTCGGTGCGACACGGACTTGGCTCGGCGCGGTTGAACTCGGCCCACATCATCAGGAAAAGGGAGAGGCAGGGAAAGTGATGGTTTTGAGAAACAAGTTCAGCTCTC GTCAATGGCGAAAGAGAAGCTTACCTGCGATTTTACTAGAGTTTATATACTGTTTACTTGTCGCATGTATTATAGTCAATGTACTACTGACGATTTATGTTCTTTTAGAGTTGCAGACTTTACATAAACAGTATGGCGAGTTACAGACGAAAGTTTCTGATAATTTTTTGATTATTCAGGACAAGTCTAAACCTCTTGACCAG ATATCGGATGTCAGAGCCGACAAATCATTATTACggaaagggagacaactgacgTCCCATGACTTTTTAGCCGACTTGCTACATGCGCAG GCACATATATTACAAGCTCACTGCACTAATGACAGCAAACTGTGTATGCAAG GGCCAAAAGGAGAGCCAGGACCCAAAGGGGACCCAGGTATTCCCGGACCTGCCATCCAGTCAGATTGTTCCTGCATCA aGGCTCCGGCGATGAGTACGAACATTACGCAATACAGGCTTATCAGAGGGCAGTCTGTTATTATAAACTGTCCCGTCAGAGGAACTCCTGAACCTATTATCACGTGGTCAAAAAATGACGTCAGAATCAACAACAGTACCGCGCGAAACCTCACTGCAACAACGCCTGgtaactatacatgtactgcAGAAAATATCATGGGTGTAGCCTCGCATAGCTTTTATGTAACATAA